The Papio anubis isolate 15944 chromosome 1, Panubis1.0, whole genome shotgun sequence genome window below encodes:
- the SLC19A2 gene encoding thiamine transporter 1 isoform X1, with amino-acid sequence MDVPGPVSRRAAAAAVLLRTARVPRECWFLPTALLCAYGFFASLRPSEPFLTPYLLGPDKNLTDREVFNEIYPVWTYSYLVLLFPVFLATDYLRYKPVVLLQGLSLIVTWFMLLYAQGLLAIQFLEFFYGIATATEIAYYSYIYSVVDLGMYQKVTSYCRSATLVGFTVGSVLGQILVSVAGWSLFSLNVISLTCVSVAFAVAWFLPMPQKSLFFHHIPSTCQRVNGIKVQNGGIVTDTPASNHLPGWEDIESKIPLNMEEPPMEEPEPKPDRLLVLKVLWNDFLMCYSSRPLLCWSVWWALSTCGYFQVVNYTQGLWEKVMPSRYAAIYNGGVEAVSTLLGAVAVFAVGYIKISWSTWGEMTLSLFSLLIAAAVYIMDTVGNIWVCYASYVVFRIIYMLLITIATFQIAANLSMERYALVFGVNTFIALALQTLLTLIVVDASGLGLEITTQFLIYAGYFALIAVVFLASAAVSIMKKCRKLEDPESSSQVTTS; translated from the exons ATGGATGTGCCCGGCCCGGTATCTCGGCGCGCCGCGGCGGCCGCTGTGCTCTTGCGCACCGCTCGGGTCCCTCGTGAGTGCTGGTTCTTGCCCACCGCGCTGCTCTGCGCCTATGGTTTCTTCGCCAGCCTCAGGCCGTCCGAGCCCTTCCTGACCCCGTACCTGCTGGGGCCGGACAAGAACCTGACCGACAGAGAG GTCTTCAATGAAATTTATCCAGTATGGACTTACTCTTACCTGGTGCTACTGTTTCCTGTGTTCCTTGCTACCGACTACCTCCGTTATAAACCTGTTGTTCTACTGCAGGGGCTCAGCCTTATTGTTACATGGTTTATGCTGCTCTATGCCCAGGGACTGTTGGCCATtcaatttctagaatttttttatgGCATAGCCACAGCCACTGAAATTGCCTATTACTCTTATATCTACAGTGTGGTAGACCTGGGCATGTACCAGAAAGTCACAAGTTACTGTCGAAGTGCCACTTTGGTGGGCTTTACAGTGGGCTCTGTCCTAGGGCAAATCCTTGTCTCAGTGGCAGGCTGGTCGCTGTTCAGCCTGAATGTCATCTCTCTCACCTGTGTTTCAGTGGCTTTTGCTGTGGCCTGGTTTTTACCTATGCCACAGAAGAGCCTCTTCTTTCACCACATTCCTTCTACCTGCCAGAGAGTGAATGGTATCAAGGTACAAAATGGTGGCATTGTTACTGACACCCCAGCGTCTAACCACCTTCCTGGCTGGGAGGACATTGAGTCAAAAATCCCTCTAAATATGGAGGAGCCTCCCATGGAGGAACCG GAACCCAAGCCAGACCGTCTCCTTGTGTTGAAAGTACTATGGAATGATTTCCTGATGTGCTACTCCTCTCGCCCTCTTCTCTGCTGGTCTGTGTGGTGGGCCCTCTCTACCTGTGGCTATTTTCAAGTTGTGAACTACACACAGGGCCTGTGGGAGAAAGTGATGCCTTCTCGCTATGCTGCTATCTATAATGGTGGTGTGGAGGCTGTTTCAACCTTACTGG GTGCTGTTGCTGTGTTTGCAGTTGGTTATATAAAAATATCCTGGTCAACTTGGGGAGAAATGACgttatctctcttttctctcctgatTGCTGCTGCAGTGTATATCATGGACACTGTGGGTAACATTTGGGTGTGCTATGCATCCTATGTTGTCTTCAGAATCATCTACATGTTACTCATCACCATAGCAAC ttttcaaattgcTGCAAACCTCAGCATGGAACGCTATGCCCTAGTATTTGGTGTAAATACCTTCATTGCCCTGGCACTACAGACGCTGCTCACTCTAATTGTGGTAGATGCCAGTGGCCTTGGATTAGAAATTACCACTCAG TTTTTGATCTATGCCGGTTATTTTGCACTCATCGCTGTGGTTTTCCTGGCCAGTGCTGCAGTCAGTATTATGAAGAAATGTAGAAAGCTGGAAGATCCAGAATCAAGTTCTCAAGTAACCACTTCATAA
- the SLC19A2 gene encoding thiamine transporter 1 isoform X2 yields the protein MDVPGPVSRRAAAAAVLLRTARVPRECWFLPTALLCAYGFFASLRPSEPFLTPYLLGPDKNLTDREVFNEIYPVWTYSYLVLLFPVFLATDYLRYKPVVLLQGLSLIVTWFMLLYAQGLLAIQFLEFFYGIATATEIAYYSYIYSVVDLGMYQKVTSYCRSATLVGFTVGSVLGQILVSVAGWSLFSLNVISLTCVSVAFAVAWFLPMPQKSLFFHHIPSTCQRVNGIKVQNGGIVTDTPASNHLPGWEDIESKIPLNMEEPPMEEPEPKPDRLLVLKVLWNDFLMCYSSRPLLCWSVWWALSTCGYFQVVNYTQGLWEKVMPSRYAAIYNGGVEAVSTLLGAVAVFAVGYIKISWSTWGEMTLSLFSLLIAAAVYIMDTFSNCCKPQHGTLCPSIWCKYLHCPGTTDAAHSNCGRCQWPWIRNYHSVFDLCRLFCTHRCGFPGQCCSQYYEEM from the exons ATGGATGTGCCCGGCCCGGTATCTCGGCGCGCCGCGGCGGCCGCTGTGCTCTTGCGCACCGCTCGGGTCCCTCGTGAGTGCTGGTTCTTGCCCACCGCGCTGCTCTGCGCCTATGGTTTCTTCGCCAGCCTCAGGCCGTCCGAGCCCTTCCTGACCCCGTACCTGCTGGGGCCGGACAAGAACCTGACCGACAGAGAG GTCTTCAATGAAATTTATCCAGTATGGACTTACTCTTACCTGGTGCTACTGTTTCCTGTGTTCCTTGCTACCGACTACCTCCGTTATAAACCTGTTGTTCTACTGCAGGGGCTCAGCCTTATTGTTACATGGTTTATGCTGCTCTATGCCCAGGGACTGTTGGCCATtcaatttctagaatttttttatgGCATAGCCACAGCCACTGAAATTGCCTATTACTCTTATATCTACAGTGTGGTAGACCTGGGCATGTACCAGAAAGTCACAAGTTACTGTCGAAGTGCCACTTTGGTGGGCTTTACAGTGGGCTCTGTCCTAGGGCAAATCCTTGTCTCAGTGGCAGGCTGGTCGCTGTTCAGCCTGAATGTCATCTCTCTCACCTGTGTTTCAGTGGCTTTTGCTGTGGCCTGGTTTTTACCTATGCCACAGAAGAGCCTCTTCTTTCACCACATTCCTTCTACCTGCCAGAGAGTGAATGGTATCAAGGTACAAAATGGTGGCATTGTTACTGACACCCCAGCGTCTAACCACCTTCCTGGCTGGGAGGACATTGAGTCAAAAATCCCTCTAAATATGGAGGAGCCTCCCATGGAGGAACCG GAACCCAAGCCAGACCGTCTCCTTGTGTTGAAAGTACTATGGAATGATTTCCTGATGTGCTACTCCTCTCGCCCTCTTCTCTGCTGGTCTGTGTGGTGGGCCCTCTCTACCTGTGGCTATTTTCAAGTTGTGAACTACACACAGGGCCTGTGGGAGAAAGTGATGCCTTCTCGCTATGCTGCTATCTATAATGGTGGTGTGGAGGCTGTTTCAACCTTACTGG GTGCTGTTGCTGTGTTTGCAGTTGGTTATATAAAAATATCCTGGTCAACTTGGGGAGAAATGACgttatctctcttttctctcctgatTGCTGCTGCAGTGTATATCATGGACACT ttttcaaattgcTGCAAACCTCAGCATGGAACGCTATGCCCTAGTATTTGGTGTAAATACCTTCATTGCCCTGGCACTACAGACGCTGCTCACTCTAATTGTGGTAGATGCCAGTGGCCTTGGATTAGAAATTACCACTCAG TTTTTGATCTATGCCGGTTATTTTGCACTCATCGCTGTGGTTTTCCTGGCCAGTGCTGCAGTCAGTATTATGAAGAAATGTAG
- the SLC19A2 gene encoding thiamine transporter 1 isoform X3: protein MCYQDHVLCPIRKLFKVFNEIYPVWTYSYLVLLFPVFLATDYLRYKPVVLLQGLSLIVTWFMLLYAQGLLAIQFLEFFYGIATATEIAYYSYIYSVVDLGMYQKVTSYCRSATLVGFTVGSVLGQILVSVAGWSLFSLNVISLTCVSVAFAVAWFLPMPQKSLFFHHIPSTCQRVNGIKVQNGGIVTDTPASNHLPGWEDIESKIPLNMEEPPMEEPEPKPDRLLVLKVLWNDFLMCYSSRPLLCWSVWWALSTCGYFQVVNYTQGLWEKVMPSRYAAIYNGGVEAVSTLLGAVAVFAVGYIKISWSTWGEMTLSLFSLLIAAAVYIMDTVGNIWVCYASYVVFRIIYMLLITIATFQIAANLSMERYALVFGVNTFIALALQTLLTLIVVDASGLGLEITTQFLIYAGYFALIAVVFLASAAVSIMKKCRKLEDPESSSQVTTS from the exons ATGTGCTACCAAGATCATGTGCTCTGTCCTATCAGAAAGCTTTTCAAG GTCTTCAATGAAATTTATCCAGTATGGACTTACTCTTACCTGGTGCTACTGTTTCCTGTGTTCCTTGCTACCGACTACCTCCGTTATAAACCTGTTGTTCTACTGCAGGGGCTCAGCCTTATTGTTACATGGTTTATGCTGCTCTATGCCCAGGGACTGTTGGCCATtcaatttctagaatttttttatgGCATAGCCACAGCCACTGAAATTGCCTATTACTCTTATATCTACAGTGTGGTAGACCTGGGCATGTACCAGAAAGTCACAAGTTACTGTCGAAGTGCCACTTTGGTGGGCTTTACAGTGGGCTCTGTCCTAGGGCAAATCCTTGTCTCAGTGGCAGGCTGGTCGCTGTTCAGCCTGAATGTCATCTCTCTCACCTGTGTTTCAGTGGCTTTTGCTGTGGCCTGGTTTTTACCTATGCCACAGAAGAGCCTCTTCTTTCACCACATTCCTTCTACCTGCCAGAGAGTGAATGGTATCAAGGTACAAAATGGTGGCATTGTTACTGACACCCCAGCGTCTAACCACCTTCCTGGCTGGGAGGACATTGAGTCAAAAATCCCTCTAAATATGGAGGAGCCTCCCATGGAGGAACCG GAACCCAAGCCAGACCGTCTCCTTGTGTTGAAAGTACTATGGAATGATTTCCTGATGTGCTACTCCTCTCGCCCTCTTCTCTGCTGGTCTGTGTGGTGGGCCCTCTCTACCTGTGGCTATTTTCAAGTTGTGAACTACACACAGGGCCTGTGGGAGAAAGTGATGCCTTCTCGCTATGCTGCTATCTATAATGGTGGTGTGGAGGCTGTTTCAACCTTACTGG GTGCTGTTGCTGTGTTTGCAGTTGGTTATATAAAAATATCCTGGTCAACTTGGGGAGAAATGACgttatctctcttttctctcctgatTGCTGCTGCAGTGTATATCATGGACACTGTGGGTAACATTTGGGTGTGCTATGCATCCTATGTTGTCTTCAGAATCATCTACATGTTACTCATCACCATAGCAAC ttttcaaattgcTGCAAACCTCAGCATGGAACGCTATGCCCTAGTATTTGGTGTAAATACCTTCATTGCCCTGGCACTACAGACGCTGCTCACTCTAATTGTGGTAGATGCCAGTGGCCTTGGATTAGAAATTACCACTCAG TTTTTGATCTATGCCGGTTATTTTGCACTCATCGCTGTGGTTTTCCTGGCCAGTGCTGCAGTCAGTATTATGAAGAAATGTAGAAAGCTGGAAGATCCAGAATCAAGTTCTCAAGTAACCACTTCATAA